One region of Drosophila kikkawai strain 14028-0561.14 chromosome 2R, DkikHiC1v2, whole genome shotgun sequence genomic DNA includes:
- the LOC121502905 gene encoding uncharacterized protein, whose product MASALWNNFSLLVLGLLVISSSNLLAGTLATDSEVVEAVIDVTGPNEPSKLNMESTWDSQGAMQVQPYNILEANCPEGYILANKHCHKRV is encoded by the coding sequence ATGGCATCCGCTTTGTGGAATAATTTCTCCCTGCTCGTCCTTGGCCTACTGgtaatcagcagcagcaatttaCTCGCGGGAACTCTGGCCACGGACAGCGAAGTTGTGGAAGCCGTCATCGATGTAACTGGTCCCAATGAACCCTCAAAACTGAATATGGAATCGACGTGGGACTCCCAGGGAGCCATGCAGGTGCAGCCCTACAATATCCTGGAGGCCAACTGTCCCGAGGGCTATATCCTGGCCAACAAACATTGTCATAAACGTGTCTAG
- the LOC108077964 gene encoding rho guanine nucleotide exchange factor 25 isoform X2 has product MELTLVTLNWFDVISVALTFLVIFLVQVLNVYLHILNDKADNAKSTDVVDKAPAKECPILESPVSPIATSPPKSPTNSNGKLLEKQASLLDTDSHEDEDTLSLENLFPCDQTEIYASKKISFIIDELIQTEVNYVNNLKKGMLNYGKLKDVEDVPEGLSGEAKQRLLLGNVEEILELHEQEILPLMLRNQRDLKGLFDEFAVHFEKNRFYCYVSFTMGKKSSMQLRQDHREWLQTYQTSIKDKLGIDSFLVQPIQRLTRYPLLLQQFISEFYKSGISCKPVLSAVCKLETRMRRALDVVNQAEEIPNIEELNELDLLQLGNFRRSTEFDAHHFPTRKKYRAKIFLFDRSLVCTEIRKKRLAFRQHYLWENVELQRPLELATSNANKTINLLVKQQEGGSSSSSSSASSGKREEFSFVASEAAVVKQWLQATHKIIEIARNEHARRNTFSLPMDLVIGVVISIWLIWQYL; this is encoded by the exons ATGGAGTTGACGCTGGTCACGTTAAATTGGTTTGATGTGATTTCCGTGGCGCTGACATTTCTGGTGATATTCCTGGTGCAAGTGCTCAACGTCTATTTGCATATACTCAACGATAAAGCCGATAATGCCAAGTCGACCGATGTGGTTGACAAGGCACCCGCGAAAGAATGTCCGATACTGGAGTCACCCGTCTCACCGATAGCCACCTCGCCACCAAAGTCTCCAACGAACTCCAATGGCAAGCTGCTGGAGAAGCAAGCCAGTCTGCTGGATACCGATAG CCACGAGGATGAGGATACACTGTCACTGGAGAATCTGTTTCCGTGCGACCAGACCGAGATCTATGCCTCCAAGAAGATCAGCTTCATAATTGATGAGCTCATCCAGACGGAGGTGAACTATGTAAACAATCTGAAGAAGGGAATGCTGAACTATGGCAAGCTGAAGGACGTGGAGGATGTGCCGGAGGGACTGAGTGGCGAGGCAAAGCAGAGGCTACTGCTGGGAAATGTGGAGGAGATACTGGAGCTCCACGAACAGGAGATTCTGCCGCTGATGCTGCGCAATCAGCGGGATCTCAAGGGTCTCTTCGATGAGTTTGCCGTACACTTTGAG AAAAATCGCTTCTATTGCTATGTCAGCTTCACCATGGGCAAGAAATCCTCTATGCAGCTGCGACAGGATCATCGGGAATGGTTGCag ACCTATCAAACTTCAATAAAAGACAAGCTGGGCATCGACAGCTTCCTAGTTCAGCCCATCCAAAGACTGACCAGATATCCGTTGCTCCTGCAGCAATTTATATCG gAATTCTACAAGAGTGGAATTAGCTGCAAGCCTGTGCTAAGTGCGGTTTGCAAGCTAGAGACGCGCATGAGACGCGCTCTAGATGTGGTCAACCAGGCCGAGGAGATACCCAATATAGAGGAGCTCAATGAG CTGGACCTCCTGCAGTTGGGTAACTTCCGCCGCTCCACAGAGTTCGATGCCCATCACTTTCCTACCCGCAAAAAGTATCGCGCCAAGATCTTTCTCTTCGATCGCAGCCTGGTCTGCACCGAAATCCGTAAGAAAAGGCTGGCCTTCCGGCAGCACTACCTCTGGGAGAATGTGGAGCTACAGCGACCCTTAGAGCTGGCCACCTCCAATGCCAATAAGACCATCAATCTGCTAGTGAAGCAGCAGGAGGGaggcagcagtagcagctcTAGCAGTGCTTCCAGCGGCAAGCGGGAGGAGTTCTCCTTTGTGGCCTCCGAGGCAGCGGTGGTGAAGCAGTGGCTCCAGGCCACCCACAAGATCATTGAGATCGCGAGGAACGAGCACGCCCGCAGGAATACCTTTAGTCTGCCCATGGATCTGGTCATTGGAGTGGTGATCTCCATTTGGCTGATATGGCAGTACTTGTAG
- the LOC108077964 gene encoding kalirin isoform X1, which produces MELTLVTLNWFDVISVALTFLVIFLVQVLNVYLHILNDKADNAKSTDVVDKAPAKECPILESPVSPIATSPPKSPTNSNGKLLEKQASLLDTDSGISLSSISSTCASNPSPTYRNSHNGFHTFPSHTLSFETLGDEYHEDEDTLSLENLFPCDQTEIYASKKISFIIDELIQTEVNYVNNLKKGMLNYGKLKDVEDVPEGLSGEAKQRLLLGNVEEILELHEQEILPLMLRNQRDLKGLFDEFAVHFEKNRFYCYVSFTMGKKSSMQLRQDHREWLQTYQTSIKDKLGIDSFLVQPIQRLTRYPLLLQQFISEFYKSGISCKPVLSAVCKLETRMRRALDVVNQAEEIPNIEELNELDLLQLGNFRRSTEFDAHHFPTRKKYRAKIFLFDRSLVCTEIRKKRLAFRQHYLWENVELQRPLELATSNANKTINLLVKQQEGGSSSSSSSASSGKREEFSFVASEAAVVKQWLQATHKIIEIARNEHARRNTFSLPMDLVIGVVISIWLIWQYL; this is translated from the exons ATGGAGTTGACGCTGGTCACGTTAAATTGGTTTGATGTGATTTCCGTGGCGCTGACATTTCTGGTGATATTCCTGGTGCAAGTGCTCAACGTCTATTTGCATATACTCAACGATAAAGCCGATAATGCCAAGTCGACCGATGTGGTTGACAAGGCACCCGCGAAAGAATGTCCGATACTGGAGTCACCCGTCTCACCGATAGCCACCTCGCCACCAAAGTCTCCAACGAACTCCAATGGCAAGCTGCTGGAGAAGCAAGCCAGTCTGCTGGATACCGATAG CGGCATCTCATTGAGTTCCATCAGCAGCACCTGTGCGTCGAACCCATCTCCGACATACCGAAACTCACACAATGGTTTCCACACTTTCCCCTCGCACACGCTCAGCTTCGAGACCCTGGGCGATGAGTA CCACGAGGATGAGGATACACTGTCACTGGAGAATCTGTTTCCGTGCGACCAGACCGAGATCTATGCCTCCAAGAAGATCAGCTTCATAATTGATGAGCTCATCCAGACGGAGGTGAACTATGTAAACAATCTGAAGAAGGGAATGCTGAACTATGGCAAGCTGAAGGACGTGGAGGATGTGCCGGAGGGACTGAGTGGCGAGGCAAAGCAGAGGCTACTGCTGGGAAATGTGGAGGAGATACTGGAGCTCCACGAACAGGAGATTCTGCCGCTGATGCTGCGCAATCAGCGGGATCTCAAGGGTCTCTTCGATGAGTTTGCCGTACACTTTGAG AAAAATCGCTTCTATTGCTATGTCAGCTTCACCATGGGCAAGAAATCCTCTATGCAGCTGCGACAGGATCATCGGGAATGGTTGCag ACCTATCAAACTTCAATAAAAGACAAGCTGGGCATCGACAGCTTCCTAGTTCAGCCCATCCAAAGACTGACCAGATATCCGTTGCTCCTGCAGCAATTTATATCG gAATTCTACAAGAGTGGAATTAGCTGCAAGCCTGTGCTAAGTGCGGTTTGCAAGCTAGAGACGCGCATGAGACGCGCTCTAGATGTGGTCAACCAGGCCGAGGAGATACCCAATATAGAGGAGCTCAATGAG CTGGACCTCCTGCAGTTGGGTAACTTCCGCCGCTCCACAGAGTTCGATGCCCATCACTTTCCTACCCGCAAAAAGTATCGCGCCAAGATCTTTCTCTTCGATCGCAGCCTGGTCTGCACCGAAATCCGTAAGAAAAGGCTGGCCTTCCGGCAGCACTACCTCTGGGAGAATGTGGAGCTACAGCGACCCTTAGAGCTGGCCACCTCCAATGCCAATAAGACCATCAATCTGCTAGTGAAGCAGCAGGAGGGaggcagcagtagcagctcTAGCAGTGCTTCCAGCGGCAAGCGGGAGGAGTTCTCCTTTGTGGCCTCCGAGGCAGCGGTGGTGAAGCAGTGGCTCCAGGCCACCCACAAGATCATTGAGATCGCGAGGAACGAGCACGCCCGCAGGAATACCTTTAGTCTGCCCATGGATCTGGTCATTGGAGTGGTGATCTCCATTTGGCTGATATGGCAGTACTTGTAG
- the Cda9 gene encoding chitin deacetylase 8 yields MKYSTLLILGLILALTLVGEAAKTKSKKVKNKQKQQAQKEEVLPLAEPCRSANCKLPDCRCSDAVLPRSKFQGKESEIPQFVTITFDDAVNAVNYAQYELLFEGLINPDGCSAAGTFFLSHEYTDYVRVNALYRAGHEIALHSVTHGDGTDYWRSADVATVEREFGAQLKMLEAFAKVNPKSIQGMRLPFLQISGNNTFEAARRLGLSYDSSWPTQQFKDPAMWPYTLDYQSKQDCQIGPCPEASIPGLWVNPMVTWTDTEGYSCSMIDACVYPPEDKVDALFEWMLENFNRHYQGSRAPFGMYLHAAWFARGRNYFGAFKKFINHLNTYPDVYFTGISRMLEYVKKPVLGAPFKDCPVLPKADCRAVQCHVQKLSTGEERYLNVCDKCPVVYPWLDNPLGQQL; encoded by the exons ATGAAGTACTCGACTTTGCTAATTCTGGGCCTCATTTTGGCCCTCACTCTTGTTGGGGAGGCGGCCAAGACCAAGTCTAAGAAGGTGAAAAacaagcagaagcagcaggcCCAGAAGGAGGAGGTACTGCCCTTGGCGGAACCCTGCCGATCTGCCAACTGTAAGCTGCCCGACTGCCGTTGCTCGGATGCCGTGCTGCCCAGGTCTAAGTTTCAGGGCAAGGAGAGCGAGATTCCCCAG TTCGTGACCATAACCTTTGACGATGCAGTAAATGCGGTAAACTATGCCCAGTATGAGCTGCTCTTCGAGGGTTTGATCAATCCGGATGGCTGTTCGGCCGCCGGAACCTTCTTCCTGTCCCACGAATACACAGATTATGTGAGGGTCAATGCCCTGTACAGAGCAGGTCATGAGATCGCCCTGCATTCGGTGACTCACGGCGATGGCACCGATTACTGGCGCTCAGCGGATGTGGCCACCGTGGAGCGAGAGTTCGGAGCCCAGTTAAAGATGCTGGAGGCCTTCGCCAAGGTTAATCCCAAGAGTATTCAGGGCATGCGACTGCCCTTCCTCCAGATTTCCGGAAATAACACCTTTGAGGCGGCACGTCGTCTGGGCCTGAGCTACGACAGCTCCTGGCCAACGCAGCAGTTTAAGGACCCAGCCATGTGGCCCTACACCCTGGACTATCAGTCGAAGCAGGACTGCCAGATCGGTCCCTGTCCGGAGGCCTCCATACCTGGCCTGTGGGTTAATCCCATGGTCACGTGGACCGACACCGAGGGCTATAGCTGTTCCATGATCGATGCCTGCGTCTATCCGCCGGAGGACAAGGTGGATGCACTGTTTGAGTGGATGCTGGAAAACTTTAACCGCCATTATCAGGGCAGTCGAGCTCCCTTTGGTATGTATCTGCATGCTGCTTGGTTCGCGCGAGGACGCAATTATTTTGGGGCCTTCAAAAA atttattaaccatcTGAATACCTATCCGGATGTTTATTTCACCGGCATTTCCCGGATGCTGGAGTACGTAAAGAAACCCGTTCTGGGCGCACCCTTTAAGGATTGTCCTGTGCTTCCGAAGGCAGACTGTCGTGCCGTCCAGTGTCATGTCCAGAAGCTGTCCACCGGCGAGGAGCGGTACCTAAATGTCTGCGACAAGTGCCCCGTCGTCTATCCTTGGCTGGACAATCCCCTGGGTCAGCAGCTGTAA
- the LOC108078053 gene encoding uncharacterized protein — MTQRMLGGVQGAVARRDLPENWDAERTSRFFADLQENEVRTMHYLGLAYLVLSRRPRLQLKVPLATMNYVEGGSASGIRVGFALQLVFTCPARYPLQVPEVEIVEKRNVSESLEEALRVEIAQTLEQHLGLQMMVPVITRLQMIMNSEIGRFPRVPPRAANV, encoded by the coding sequence ATGACGCAGAGGATGCTAGGAGGAGTACAAGGGGCAGTGGCCAGGAGAGATCTGCCGGAGAACTGGGATGCGGAGAGGACGTCACGGTTTTTCGCAGATTTGCAGGAGAATGAGGTGCGGACAATGCATTATCTGGGCCTGGCCTACTTGGTCCTCTCCCGGCGACCAAGGCTCCAGCTGAAGGTGCCACTCGCCACCATGAACTATGTTGAGGGCGGGTCCGCATCCGGGATCCGTGTAGGCTTTGCCCTTCAGTTGGTCTTCACCTGTCCGGCAAGATATCCGCTACAGGTGCCGGAGGTGGAGATCGTCGAGAAGCGTAATGTCAGCGAGTCCTTGGAGGAGGCGCTGCGCGTGGAGATTGCCCAGACCCTGGAGCAGCACCTGGGCCTCCAGATGATGGTGCCAGTGATCACGCGGCTGCAAATGATAATGAACAGCGAGATAGGAAGGTTTCCTCGTGTTCCTCCACGTGCGGCGAATGTGTAA
- the LOC108077941 gene encoding membrane metallo-endopeptidase-like 1: protein MEAITRVICLLLLLGIAAAHKPSPDEVALNEILQRMDNTANPCDDFQKFSSGNMSFEPETYNFNGLVKRKTNDRMQKVFDRLKYRVLKDPSSLEEKVWLFYNTCLTAPKFTHSWKHYIGLVPPGRGLTWPHLTPPGSLWPEGNFKWLETLARLRRFGLNTLLIEMKVQLSGDDSGEFKVLIGKQNIHTIETEKQTKDLLITLGVSRKRAGILARDITVLERNINELAELNDYRTNLTIEEFEVRTGLSLGNYLSIAFGSSFDSSFVVETSEMAYLERLQDLMDKFESETVASYLMVSFVRYLRSLDGSGAEGDPRKCAAAVAFNMETASELLYKDFYFRLGKLQRYNDEVQRLFDLILGQLKSNRLNLTSEVAQLTVGKLPNIQNQRRFVNDFYWNLNLESSELDFAVMHLKVLEHRNRKVLEQLDGQVPKDREFLLLSNDKYANGDLEPLVFKNTVILPIDILQESFFTPEMHDVFKVSLLGFILTRQILKSFVPHELLVKGSMMSSFEPKLNHDDPIAWLNKTDLHSTEDRELDVMALKTVYNLYFRDDSKFSQEQPSFTKLPLSQLFLLNFAQVYSGEAEPRDTRRLNQVVKNLQSFGKAFNCPTESVSKE from the coding sequence ATGGAGGCAATTACTCGTGTTATATGTCTGCTATTGCTACTCGGAATTGCGGCAGCCCACAAACCCAGTCCCGATGAGGTGGCCCTGAACGAAATACTTCAACGCATGGACAACACCGCCAATCCCTGCGACGATTTCCAAAAATTCTCCAGCGGAAATATGAGTTTCGAACCTGAGACCTACAATTTCAATGGTTTAGTCAAACGGAAAACCAATGACAGAATGCAGAAGGTGTTTGATCGACTCAAATATAGAGTTCTGAAGGACCCATCCAGTTTGGAGGAGAAGGTGTGGCTTTTCTACAATACCTGCCTCACAGCTCCAAAGTTCACGCACTCGTGGAAGCACTACATCGGATTGGTGCCTCCAGGAAGGGGCCTCACCTGGCCACATCTTACACCCCCCGGCAGCCTGTGGCCCGAGGGGAATTTCAAGTGGCTGGAGACTCTGGCTCGGCTGCGACGCTTCGGACTGAACACGCTGCTTATCGAAATGAAGGTACAGTTAAGCGGGGACGACAGCGGCGAGTTCAAGGTGCTCATTGGAAAACAGAATATCCACACAATCGAAACGGAAAAGCAAACCAAGGACCTGCTCATCACGCTTGGGGTGTCCCGGAAGAGAGCTGGAATTCTGGCCCGCGACATTACGGTCCTCGAGagaaatataaatgaactgGCGGAGCTTAATGATTACCGAACCAACTTGACCATAGAAGAGTTCGAGGTAAGAACGGGCTTATCCCTGGGCAACTACCTTAGCATCGCTTTCGGCAGCTCTTTCGACTCCAGTTTCGTGGTTGAGACATCTGAAATGGCATATCTAGAGCGACTGCAGGATCTAATGGATAAATTCGAAAGTGAAACCGTGGCTAGTTACCTGATGGTAAGCTTCGTTCGGTATCTGAGAAGCCTGGATGGCAGCGGTGCAGAGGGCGATCCCCGAAAGTGTGCCGCGGCTGTGGCCTTTAACATGGAAACCGCAAGTGAGCTGCTCTACAAGGACTTCTACTTCAGGCTGGGAAAGCTTCAGCGGTATAATGACGAGGTCCAGCGGCTATTCGACCTCATCCTGGGCCAACTGAAGAGCAACCGCTTGAACCTAACGTCCGAAGTAGCGCAGTTGACTGTGGGAAAGCTACCGAATATTCAGAATCAGCGACGCTTTGTCAACGACTTCTACTGGAACCTCAACCTGGAATCTAGTGAGCTGGACTTTGCTGTGATGCACTTGAAGGTATTGGAGCACCGCAATCGAAAGGTCTTGGAGCAACTGGATGGACAGGTGCCCAAGGACAGGGAATTTTTACTGCTTTCCAACGATAAATATGCCAATGGCGACTTGGAACCCTTGGTGTTTAAGAACACCGTTATCCTTCCCATTGACATCCTACAGGAGTCCTTCTTTACGCCCGAAATGCACGATGTCTTCAAGGTGAGTCTGCTGGGCTTTATCCTGACCCGCCAGATTCTGAAGAGCTTTGTGCCCCACGAACTGTTAGTCAAGGGATCGATGATGAGCTCCTTTGAACCAAAGCTGAATCACGACGATCCTATCGCCTGGCTCAATAAAACAGACTTGCATTCGACCGAGGATCGTGAGCTCGATGTGATGGCCCTTAAAACTGTCTACAATTTGTACTTTAGAGACGACTCCAAGTTCAGCCAGGAACAGCCGAGCTTCACCAAGTTGCCGTTAAGTCAGCTGTTCCTTCTGAACTTTGCCCAAGTTTACTCAGGAGAGGCGGAGCCTAGAGACACCAGGAGGCTCAATCAGGTGGTGAAAAATCTGCAATCTTTTGGTAAGGCCTTCAACTGCCCCACTGAATCCGTCAGTAAAGAGTGA
- the LOC138928023 gene encoding uncharacterized protein, with amino-acid sequence MDGHEKDQEEKKKLFSPPHSRRASQQRQVSDEALVEREERVWVEVEPPRRWSTHPTAKSVSVSAGTSTRDDALPPRRKKKKAIPPVPRIRRSREDVSQPEFSSVDTLATGGHSQSSLSSLSSASAPPKHQRSKSLSPRSHSSLYHGDRDTEKYPHDIQIRQVDYDSERVSHSPRSHSSSYPGDGDTGKYPHDIQIRQLDYDTEEVLKRGDPSGTPDLSEVSYKAQESTESFRRNYHESCTAGYSFSSRASW; translated from the exons ATGGATGGCCACGAAAAAGACCAGGAGGAAAAAAAGAAGCTATTTTCGCCTCCGCATAGCCGCAGAGCTTCTCAGCAACGCCAAGTGTCCGATGAGGCGTTGGTGGAACGGGAGGAGCGTGTGTGGGTGGAGGTGGAGCCCCCACGCAGGTGGAGCACTCACCCTACAGCAAaatccgtatccgtatccgcGGGAACTAGCACCAGGGATGATGCTTTGCCGCCTCggaggaagaaaaaaaaggcgaTTCCGCCTGTGCCTCGTATTAGACGCTCTCGCGAGGACGTTTCCCAGCCGGAATTTTCTAGTGTGGATACTCTGGCAACTGGGGGACACTCGCAGAGCTCCCTTTCATCTCTCAGTAGTGCAAGTGCACCCCCCAAGCATCAGCGTTCAAAATCACTTTCGCCACGATCTCATAGCTCGTTGTACCACGGAGATAGAGATACGGAGAAGTACCCCCACGATATCCAGATCAGGCAGGTGGATTACGACTCCGAGAGGGTTTCACATTCGCCACGGTCTCATAGCTCGTCGTACCCCGGAGATGGAGATACGGGAAAGTACCCCCACGATATCCAGATCAGGCAGCTGGATTACGACACGGAGGAGGTCCTAAAACGAGGAGACCCTTCCGGGACACCGGATCTATCCGAAGTCTCATACAAAGCGCAGGAATCCACGGAGTCGTTCAGAAGGAATTACCACGAAAGCTGCACTGCTGGG TATTCTTTCAGCTCGCGGGCTTCGTGGTGA
- the LOC108078396 gene encoding kalirin: protein MADEDLSPLPFRRERNLSNRNFNKRNSRRRISQQAAEQERHSSTLVSSQPESVDAARSDSVASSSSSSLHISYSVNSDTVSAFNRRSLLKMRAASENGAGVDATIPSEEPPMSPQTPDPAWLDVRQKVHRFENFKTNICFLKQERNSLKLLENRRHPSFEDHGTPPPTPPRGIRRLGLSSSRSSSIPSIPATSIDEVRSEDEVDQISDFETDPHAVEGGEYVLDGTTSEVLPPSEEIEESKQQQVQRSISADQSKGGPLKMRNDFPRNYRSTPRRKTEIIGTTNEHVVGKFHSVYQPRDEEEEVEIELRDKSDKCVHPILEELIKTEEAYVKNLYTGIENYGNIFQRKDLPLGLRGKKYDLFGNIEQIAEFHRDEFLPMLQRNRRDLKRLFDEFLQFLDQNCFYGYVIFTMNKQKSLKLCDLYKNYFTSIRLERDDKLGINSFLVQPIQRMARYPLLLTQFINTFFKNRDIVMKPLIESCCRLEKRLRSLLTTTNESENINDIVDCHEFNVFYQGKFRKVNEFQVLDHKLKRSYRAKVFIFDKCIIYTEIKGKSLLFHGRYPCEHIGISAKTKSFTLYYERRKQQECEFTADPTQIALWLDLIRDMINNFANEERAKLQERYSRENDHLHRKAPSFSLYRDSNRFSSDSGIGNIWIMPKPDEDTISNRTTWYAAS from the exons ATGGCCGACGAAGATCTGAGTCCGCTGCCCTTCCGTCGGGAACGCAATCTCAGCAACAGAAACTTCAACAAACGCAACTCGCGCCGCCGGATCAGCCAGCaggcggcggagcaggagcGGCATAGCAGCACGCTCGTTAGTAGCCAACCGGAGTCCGTCGACGCCGCACGGAGTGATAGTGTCGCCAGCAGCAGTTCCAGCTCGCTACACATTTCGTACTCCGTCAATTCCGACACGGTGAGCGCCTTCAATCGCCGCTCTCTGCTCAAGATGCGCGCGGCGTCGGAGAACGGGGCTGGTGTGGATGCCACTATCCCCTCGGAGGAGCCCCCAATGTCACCACAAACGCCCGATCCCGCCTGGCTGGACGTGCGGCAAAAGGTGCATCGCTTCGAGAACTTCAAGACCAACATATGTTTCCTGAAGCAGGAACGGAACAGTCTCAAATTGTTGGAGAACCGTCGTCATCCCTCCTTCGAGGATCATGGCACACCGCCACCCACGCCGCCGCGTGGCATACGTCGCCTTGGCCtaagcagcagccgcagcagctccATACCCAGCATTCCCGCCACCAGCATCGATGAGGTGCGTTCCGAGGATGAAGTGGACCAGATCTCTGACTTTGAAACGGATCCACATGCGGTCGAGGGCGGAGAATATGTGCTGGATGGCACCACCTCGGAGGTGCTGCCGCCGAGTGAGGAGATCGAGGAgtccaagcagcagcaggtccaACGTTCCATTAGTGCAGATCAGTCCAAGGGAGGACCGCTGAAAATGCGCAACGATTTTCCAAG AAATTATCGCTCGACGCCGAGACGAAAGACTGAAATCATTGGCACCACAAACGAGCATGTCGTGGGCAAGTTTCACTCGGTTTACCAGCCCAGAGATGA agaggaggaggtggagatCGAACTGCGGGACAAGAGCGACAAGTGCGTGCATCCCATTCTGGAGGAGTTGATCAAGACGGAGGAGGCCTATGTGAAGAACCTGTACACGGGCATCGAGAACTATGGCAACATCTTCCAGCGAAAGGATCTGCCACTGGGTCTGCGCGGCAAGAAGTATGACTTGTTTGGAAATATCGAGCAGATCGCCGAGTTCCATCGCGATGAGTTCCTGCCCATGCTGCAACGCAATCGAAGGGATCTGAAGCGATTGTTCGATGAATTTCTGCAGTTCCTGGAT CAAAACTGCTTCTACGGCTATGTAATCTTCACCATGAACAAGCAAAAGTCTCTAAAGCTATGCGATCTCTACAAAAATTACTTTACT AGCATTCGCCTGGAACGCGATGACAAGTTGGGCATCAACAGCTTCTTGGTTCAACCTATTCAGCGCATGGCCCGTTATCCTTTGCTCCTCACGCAGTTTATCAAT ACCTTTTTCAAAAACCGCGATATAGTGATGAAGCCACTGATTGAATCATGCTGCCGACTGGAGAAGCGTCTGCGTTCCTTGCTGACCACCACCAATGAATCGGAGAACATCAACGACATAGTAGATTGTCATGAG TTCAATGTCTTCTATCAGGGAAAATTCCGCAAGGTAAACGAGTTCCAGGTGCTCGATCACAAGCTGAAGCGTAGCTACCGGGCCAAGGTCTTTATTTTTGACAAGTGCATCATCTACACGGAGATCAAGGGCAAGAGCCTGCTCTTCCATGGTCGTTATCCCTGCGAGCACATTGGCATTTCGGCCAAGACCAAGTCCTTTACGCTGTATTATGAGCGCAGGAAGCAGCAGGAGTGCGAATTCACCGCGGATCCCACACAGATCGCCCTTTGGCTGGACCTAATCCGGGACATGATCAACAATTTTGCCAACGAAGAGCGGGCCAAGCTGCAGGAGCGCTACTCCCGGGAGAACGATCATCTGCACCGAAAGGCTCCCAGTTTTTCGCTATATCGCGACTCGAATCGCTTCAGCTCAGACAGTGGCATTGGCAACATCTGGATAATGCCGAAACCGGACGAGGACACCATCAGCAATCGCACTACTTGGTATGCGGCCTCGTAG